The following coding sequences lie in one Arachis stenosperma cultivar V10309 chromosome 5, arast.V10309.gnm1.PFL2, whole genome shotgun sequence genomic window:
- the LOC130980820 gene encoding uncharacterized protein LOC130980820 translates to MTKDHNFLIDFVGIITGVRKERDVASYGKLIKAVVLEIFSDGKKVQCNVFGNACDLLEYDKLQKYPRSSLIVLESFKIKAIEGGVILHNVINVSRLFINPDISESVEFLSRFSVASYRFSRLVTNDLGYLVCKVDGDYFNPKEISNIQDLHADKGDTYCFIIGTIKEVMDELDWWYYSCVCGHAIVEHEDLYLCDVCGSCIEHAMVKYGIRVKIHHAGCVVLFVLLDNAATKLFGKTYSEAFLRIEEEFSVDPNVLAVCRSYSPQMFDDAVGEEKVFKVEIHSAVDPDYSRCFKTINVFSHNPEPAATNDYINEMLHGPIFPPNYDTFLQYATGEDYKT, encoded by the exons atgacAAAGGACCACAATTTTCTCATTG ACTTTGTTGGGATCATTACTGGTGTTCGAAAAGAAAGAGATGTAGCATCATATGGGAAGCTGATCAAAGCAGTTGTGCTAGAAATTTTTAGTGATGG CAAAAAGGTACAATGCAATGTGTTTGGAAATGCTTGTGATCTGTTGGAATATGATAAGTTACAAAAATATCCAAGATCTTCGCTGATTGTCCTCGAGTCTTTTAAAATCAAAGCAATTGAAG GTGGAGTGATTCTACATAATGTGATAAATGTCTCTAGGTTATTCATTAATCCCGACATTTCTGAGTCTGTTGAGTTCCTAAGCAG ATTTAGTGTTGCCAGTTATCGATTCTCAAGACTTGTGACCAATGACCTTGGATACTTAGTTTGTAAAGTTGATGGTGATTATTTCAATCCCAAAGAGATCAGTAATATTCAAGATCTTCATGCAGATAAAGGG gaTACTTATTGCTTTATTATTGGAACAATTAAGGAAGTTATGGATGAGCTAGATTGGTGGTACTACTCATGTGTATGTGGTCATGCCATTGTTGAGCATGAGGATCTCTACCTTTGTGATGTTTGTGGTTCATGTATTGAACATGCTATGGTCAA ATATGGGATTCGGGTAAAGATTCACCATGCAGGGTGtgttgttttgtttgttttgcttGATAATGCGGCAACAAAACTATTTGGAAAAACCTATTCTGAAGCATTTCTCAGGATAGAAGAAGAATTTTCTGTTGATCCTAATGTGCTTGCA GTCTGTCGGTCATATTCTCCACAAATGTTTGATGATGCTGTTGGAGAGGAGAAAGTTTTCAAGGTTGAAATTCATTCTGCAGTTGATCCAGATTACTCCAGGTGCTTTAAAACTATAAATGTCTTTAGTCATAATCCGGAACCAGCTGCAACCAATGATTATATCAAT GAAATGCTTCACGGTCCCATTTTTCCACCAAACTATGACACCTTCTTGCAGTATGCAACTGGTGAAGATTACAAGACTTAA
- the LOC130980823 gene encoding uncharacterized protein LOC130980823, with amino-acid sequence MATTSPNKADTWFQAMERSLVAEECVKKAAAERGSHKGSIPHNRGKNFAPRGSPFKRRGSFRRPNNNNSHGKRFGKQPQNEQACARCGGHHLGAPCKARWGLCYSCGKEGHKAANCVEKQKQGAGKAHQTGRVFTTSAIGAEGSETLIRGNYEMAGQTLNVLFDSGATYSFIAFEKASELGLKIVVSGYDLKVHNATYEAMIIRLGCPQDAFRFKQHDFFHNLIFLPMIGLDLILELDWLSENHVLLDCSTKIVCFMPEDIEGPVVIETNFGCV; translated from the exons ATGGCAACTACTAGTCCGAATAAAGCCGATACCTGGTTTCAGGCTATGGAGCGATCACT tgttgctgaagagtgtgtgaagaaGGCAGCTGCTGAGAGAGGGAGCCACAAGGGATCAATCCCACATAACCGAGGGAAGaactttgcacctagaggttcACCTTTCAAGAGGCgaggctctttcaggaggcccaacaacaataaCTCCCATGGGAAaaggtttgggaagcagcctcagaatgagcAAGCTTGTGCTAGGTGTGGAGGTCACCATCTGGGAGCCCCGTGCAAGGCcagatggggtttgtgctattCTTGTGGTAAAGAGGGACATAAGGCCGCAAACTGTGTggagaagcagaaacaaggtgctgggaaggcacatCAGACTGGTCGGGTATTCACCACCTCAGCTATAGGTgctgagggatccgagacacttatCCGAGGTAActatgaaatggctggtcaaactttaaatgttttatttGATTCGGGGGCAACatattcattcattgcatttgaaaAAGCTAGTGAGTTAGGCTTGAAGATTGTTGTTTCAGGATATGACCTAAAGGTGCATAATGCCACCTATGAAGCCATGATAattaggctaggatgcccgcaAGATGCATTTAGGTTCAAGCAACATGATTTTTTCCATAATTTAATCTTCTTGCCGATGATTGGACTTGATCTCATCTTGGAACTGGACTGGTTATCTGAGAACCATGTCCTGCTCGACTGTTCTACAAAAATAGTGTGCTTCATGCCGGAAGATATAGAAGGACCGGTTGTG ATTGAAACAAATTttggttgtgtgtga